From the Salvelinus fontinalis isolate EN_2023a unplaced genomic scaffold, ASM2944872v1 scaffold_1400, whole genome shotgun sequence genome, the window gacagccacaaagtcaaaattggctaaatGGTAAAATtcatgatttttttgttgttgtcttaatTTAAGGCATAAGGCTagcagtgtggttatggttaggtttaacATAATATTTTAAGAAGATCAATTGTAGAAATACGTggtgtttatgactttgtggctgtggtaactagtgacgacctggCAACGGCTATCTGTCTGCATGAACTGTACTGAATGTCTCTCAGGAAGTCTGACAACTGGCTTCCCTGCCCAATGGCGAGCACTATCCTCTTTCAGGAAGTCTGATAACTGGCTTCCCTGCCCAATGGCGAGCACTATCCTCTTTCAGGAAGTCTGATAACTGGCTTCCCTGCCCAATGGCGAGCACTATCCTCTCTCTGGAAGCTGTTTGATTTGCAACCCTTCTGTATCTAGTGTTTAACCGTACAAATAGAATTACGTTCAACATAATATTTCTAGTCAGATCATGACATGCACATGTAGGCCTGTATTCTAGTAAAACTCTTGTCTGTAAATTCTCTCAATTATGCAAGACCCATTTCTGAAAAGATCGATGAAGTGAACTGAAGATGATGAATTAACTCGTTTCAACTGAACACATGATAAGAGACGTTAGACTTGTAACAGTGTAGTCAACActatgggcccttgtctaaagtagtgcactatatagggaatagggttctatagggccctggtctaaagtagtgcactatatagggaatatggttctatagggccctggtctaaagtagtgcactatatatagggttctatagggccctggtctaaagtagtgcactatatagggaatagggttctatagggccctggtctaaagtagtgcactatatagggaatagggttctatagggctctggtctaaagtagtgcactatatagggaatatggttctatagggccctggtctaaagtagtgcactatatagggaatagggttctataggatcctggtctaaagtagtgcactatatagggaatagggttccagtgGGGACAGAGCCGTGTGTCTGTAGCTGCCATTAtgacctctccatctcctcttagACAACCTACAGGGGTGTCAAAAACCCCCAAGCAGTTGAGAGAAATAAAAAgaataaggagatggagaaacaaGAGATGAGACCGTCTCcgcctggaggaggaggaggaggagggatgaaggtTAGTCCTCATATTTTCAACACAGATTATGTCATGTCACAGTCTGCCTGCAACTTCAGGAGGTAAGTCTCTTAACGAACCAGCACACCTTTGAGAAAGGCAAGACGGCCTAACCTTGTATTCTTTGCTGGCTTATATATATTCCTTTTTAAATAATGAATGAATCATATAGGTCATTTGTTTTGAGCTAGAATAGTTAAAGGATGTAGGCCAAAACATAAAGGCGTTTTAATGTCTCCGACTACATGAATGACTGAATCTGCTTTATTTATGCCACATCCCACTTGTTGTTCGAATGTTTCCTGTTTCTCTCAACAGGTCATTTATTTGTCTACGAGTATGCTTTTCCCCTTTTTGAGGAGATGCGTGAGCTGTGTCTATTCCATCCTTTAATACcatgttttcttctgttttgtaGTGGCAGGTAGGCTAAAGATAGACATGGAGAGATCCTGGAAGTCTCAATGTAGACTGAGGTTCAGCTAACAACATGAAGATGGTACCAGTTGACTtaaaggctttttttttttttaaatgtcagccCTTCtactagattttttatttttaaatgcaagttttttattttatttatttttttagagcCGATTGTGTGTCTGCATCTCTCAACTTCGTAGGATAGTTTGCCGGGCTTTGACgctggttaaaaaaataaaaaataaagattcTGTTGGCCAATGTTGGCCGTGTGAATCACAGGACATGCCTCCCTTAATGCCAAGATATACAAGAGAATATGCAAGCCAGCCAATGGAGCTTTAGAACAGACAGGGTGGCGTAGCTATGAATAGAATATAAACACTCGGAGGAAATATGCTCTCACACTACATCGATAAACTGTACCAGGCGTCTTGCAgtgaactctctctctttgtgttctTTGTCCTCTCGCCTTTCTTTCTCTCAGCCATTTCAACTTTGCCAGCTTTAACACCATGCCGCTTACTTCTTTTGCAATTGTTTCAGACATTTTGAACTTTGAGGAATGTTCTCATTCTTGTGATCTATTTACCGTATAGTATATTTTCCTTCTAAAATGATTTTATGCAACAATGTCCTTTTTACTGTTCAAAATAGGCCTAGATGATTCAAATGACATTTTCTATTGTAGATCAGTGTGAAAAAAACTACGTTTCCCATAGCTACTGATGAACCACATGTGAACGTTTTAGAGTTCCCGCACCAGCACTATTCAGTTGACTTTTCTATTGTAGATCAGTGTGAAAAGAACTACGTTTCCCATAGCTACTGATGAATGTTTTAGAGTTCACGCACCAGCACTATTCAGTTGACTTCACTTTAGTGTTTGATTTTCATATGTCTGTGCAATATAAGTTATTTGCTACACGTTGTATTGGTTTGTAATGTATGAAGAAAATGCTATATTTTAAATGAGGTAAGAGGTTTGAGTCGTGAAAGCCTGATGAAagtgtttttttatgcatgaatatttcttctttttttcctCTCATTTCAACCTGTTCAGTAATATTGTTGTCATGACAATGTTCCAGGAATTATTTTATCCAAACATACACCGGTGTCATAATGTTCTTTCTTGGGTATGCAGTCTGTTGTCAGGATGGTAATAGGACTACCGTTATTCACCAGGTTTCAGTCCATTTcagttcaggaagtacactgaaattacaATTATCtgcaatgcttttcaatgaggaatttttttgggggatttactttctgaattgaaatggaattgaccccaaccctgtcaTCCACTGGGGCGTACCTGTCCACGATGATAACTGCAGATCTGTCATCCACTGGGGCGTACCTGTCCACGATGATAACTCTGCAGATCTGTCACCCACTGGGGCGTACCTGTCCACGATGATAACTCTGCAGATCTGTCATCCACTGGGGCGTACCTGTCCACGATGATAACTCTGCAGATCTGTCATCCACTGGGGCGTACCTGTCCACGATGATAACTCTGCAGATCTGTCATCCACTGGGGCGTACCTGTCCACGATGATAACTCTGCAGATCTGTCATCCACTGGGGCGTACCTGTCCACGAAGATAACTCTGCAGATCTGTCACCCACTGGGGCGTACCTGTCCACTATGATAACTCTGCAGATCTGTCATCCACTGGGGCGTACCTGTCCACTATGATAACTCTGCAGATCTGTCATCCACTGGGGCGTACCTGTCCACGATGATAACTCTGCAGATCTGTCACCCACTGGGGCGTACCTGTCCACGATGATAACTCTGCAGATCTGTCATCCACTGGGGCGTACCTGTCCACGATGATAACTCTGCAGATCTGTCATCCACTGGGGCGTACCTGTCCACGATGATAACTCTGCAGATCTGTCACCCACTGGGGCGTACCTGTCCACGATGATAACTCTGCAGATCTGTCATCCACTGGGGCGTACCTGTCCACGATGATAACTCTGCAGATCTGTCATCCACTGTCCACGATGATAACTCTGCAGATCTGTCATCCACTGGGGCGTACCTGTCCACGATGATAACTCTGCAGATCTCAGAAGGAAATGGGAAGAGAGCCTGAACCAGCAGGTGTTATTGTGCACTTGGAAGTATTGCATTTATACCTGCCTTGCTTTTTATACTTGAGGTTTCTTCTTCCTATACCCACCTAGTGCTTCAAAGGCTCTTGCCACTTTGAGGTGCATGAAGTCATGCCAATGTCATTTTGTTGAAATAAAGTTGTCAGATGACTGTTGTTTTTGACCTGgggcaattgtgcaccgccttatgggactcccgatcacggtcggttgtgatacagcccaggatcgaaccagggtctgtagtgacgcctctagcactgaggtgcagtgccttagaccgctgagcatAACAATGTGTTTataaataatgtaaaataataaacaatttgtcacatacactggaAAGGTGcagtttacagggtcagccatagtacagcacccctggagcaaattagggttataAGTGCCTTGCGCAAGGGCACATTAACAGAttattcaccttgtcggctcgggtattcaaaccgtcaacctttcggttactggcccaacactaaccactaggctacctgccacgctTTATGATggacacacaaatcaaatcagagttaattggtcacgtacacagatatatatatatatataaaaagatgcTTTTAtcttgctccaacagtgcagtaatacacatATAAACCAAAAAGTAATAGAAAgatattaagaaatatcagaacgagcaatgtcatagtccggaatatacagtgtgtgtacactacttgtcaaaagttttagaacacctactcattcaagggtttttctttatttttactatttctactggcctctttctagagctccgacttcccGATTCATCTCGAAAGCACCATAATAGCTCAGAAATGAGcgaaatgacaggctactttgacactgacaaactgagatcaATGAAAACCACCTCTTCTTGAGTCCATCAATAGCCAACGCCTAGTTGTGTGGAGACTAtaggaaattatagtcctaaaaatgctttccagtttcactgattcACCCAAAGATGTGCGGCTCACTCACTGGTGATGGCCTATGCGCGCGTCCCCGACTGTAGACTATGCCTTGTATTGTACACTCCAATAGGCTATTTATCCTCTGTGGCAAACGTTTAGGCGTTctcatggtgtagtaggctattctgaattattaaatgtatttctgaacagacagcagtaactCTATAACTTTGGCACATTTATTTCAATTTCTCATGCGTGCTTCAGCTCCTCCAGAACCCTTCGTATGATTCTATAAGGGGAATGATGAAGTGCgacgctggagagatgagagttgcaggctcatgtctatcagagcagagagagattttAGAAAGGGAATCTCATTCTAGTTTGGTGAGagatacaggggggggggggaattaaggATGAGGCAACTCGAATGAACTTTGTTCGTGTTTATTAGAACTTTACATTGTAAAAAGTGACACTTATTTTTCATGCCACGAGAGGTACCAGATCCGGCCAAATAGGGTCCGGAACGAAACAGTCCAAAACGTAGAGGTGCCGGATCTTGTCCCGACAGGATtcggctcaaattaagcacttGAACTTGTGTTCCTCCACCTTTCCTTAGCTCTGTTGTGGATTGTGTTTCTGTACGCCAATGGAAAGTCGACAAAACAAAGAGCAAACCAGCCATGTATTGAATACATGGAATTGGATTGGGATGGTACTGATGAATGAATCAGGCACACAATCTGCtcatttttgaaatatttttttgaaatcaggtatcaaatttgatttgtaatATTGGTTGGTGAAATATGCTTAAAATGAGTCATTTCCCATAATTCTGTACCTTTGGATAGTTGCACTTCCAATTTTGATCATCATGATTTTAGTGACTGCAAAGAAAATGTATAGATCTACTGGGATTTTTAAAATACAAAACTAACTTCCTGTTTTGTCCGCTTGAACACAAGAGACAAGTATAGTCGCGTtaatcttttttgttgttgcaagcaGTCGTGTTCTTTTgatgaatgtatttatgttttaaaaagacaactacattttgaaaatccatttcctgttttgaaACTCGACAACCTTGTTCCAAAAAAGCTAGTAGGTAAAGACAGTTGTTTCCTGATTGAAATAGTACAAGAGTACACCATGAGGGACTCGTTTCTCTACCAGCAGGTTGCGGGAGGACCACAGTGCGTCCTTCAGACACGTGAGGGTGGGCCAGAGCTTTGTGGAGGCCTTCGGCCCACCCCATAACAGCACGAGCTGGGGCGTTAGGTCTTCCCCTGCTGGCGGACATGAGATCAGGGCCTGTTTTCTTCCACAGGTCCCTGGCGGGTCTCCCAGAGAACATATATTTTCTTATGGAAAAATGTTATTGTTGCATTTTCTTTGAAAACAGctcatatatatttttgtacatcATATTATACACATAAAAACGGCATTAAAGCATCAAAAACTATTTGAATTTGTTTTGATTAAATGGGTGACTGAACACTATCTAGTGACATAGACTTGCTTAATTAAACGCAATATCCATCATGACTATAATAAACGAACCATCCGGTTGGCTTCGTCTGCTTTTTCTTTACAACGGCAGGGGGTGCACCGTTCCTGGAGGTACTGCAATACCAGGTCGATGCGTGGAGTGGACGGAGCAAGCCCCTATTCCATCTCCCTATTCcaaaaatcaatttaatatatGGTCCCCAGAtaggggacgtatcagatattaaactgataagaacagatttttttttttttttttggataAAGAATTTTATTTACATTTCTCATTGAAATACAATTACATaatcagttttttttttcttttggaAATTTTTTTATTGACACCTTTCCTTTAAAAACAGctcatacatttttttacatcaTTTATACACATAAAAAACGGCAATA encodes:
- the LOC129849229 gene encoding small VCP/p97-interacting protein-like isoform X1, yielding MGMCLPCLGGPGNDLSTTPDRETRRRELAEAAEKRQKETTYRGVKNPQAVERNKKNKEMEKQEMRPSPPGGGGGGGMKVSPHIFNTDYVMSQSACNFRSGR
- the LOC129849229 gene encoding small VCP/p97-interacting protein-like isoform X3, whose translation is MGMCLPCLGGPGNDLSTTPDRETRRRELAEAAEKRQKETTYRGVKNPQAVERNKKNKEMEKQEMRPSPPGGGGGGGMKWQVG